From the genome of Oceanococcus atlanticus:
ACGGATCATGGCCGCAGCGCGATCAGTTCACGAAAATCAGTTGCCGGCGGCGTCGCTTGCCGCGCCCGCGGCTTCCTGCACCATGGCTTTGAGCTCGCCGGAGTTGTGCAGGTCCAAGGTGATGTCGCAACCGCCAATCAACTCACCATTGATGTACAGCTGCGGAAACGTCGGCCAGTTGGCGTACTGCGGCAACGCCTTGTAGATATCCTGATCTTCGTAGATATTCACGTAGGCGAAAGGCGCCCCACATTGGCCCAACGCTTGGGATGCGCGAGCTGAGAATCCGCATTGCGGAAAATCCGGCGTACCTTTCATGAAGATAATGACGGGATTATCCTGAATCGCCTTGCGGATTCGGTCCATTGCGTCCATCGGTAGTCCTCCTGGAAACGCGACAATCGGGCCATAACCAGCCCCAAAGGGCGCGGGAGTATAACGAAAGTTTTTAGGAATACCAGCCCACGCGAGAAGAAACTGACAAATCCTTCTGACTCTTGCTACCCTGCCGTGTTCCATCCCCTTCAATTTCTGACTGCATCAGCAAAAAGGAAATATCGTCATGGCTTTCACGCTTCCTGAACTTCCTTACGCACGCGACGCCTTGGAGCCGCACATGTCCAAGGAAACGCTGGATTTCCACTACGGAAAGCACCACCAGACCTACGTGGACAAAGCCAACGGCCTGGTTGCCGGCACCCCGGACGAAAACAAGTCGCTGGAAGAACTGATCAAGTCCAGCTCAGGCGGCCTGTTCAACAACGTGGCGCAGATCTGGAACCATACCTTTTTCTGGAACTGCCTGACCCCGGGCGGCAGCACGCCGAATGAAACCGTAACCTCGGCCATCGCCAGCGCCTTTGGCTCAATGGACGCGTTCAAGGAGCAGTTCACCAACTCCGCCATCAACAACTTCGGCTCCGGCTGGACCTGGCTGGTCAAGAATGCCGACGGTGGCCTGGAGATCGTGAACACCTCCAACGCCGGCAACCCGATGACCGACGGCAAGACCCCGCTGATGACCGTTGATGTGTGGGAGCACGCCTACTACATCGATCATCGCAATGCGCGTCCCAAGTTCCTGGAATCCTTCTGGGCTCTGGCCAACTGGGATTTTGTAGCGCAGAATCTGGGCTAATCACGGCGCGGCCATCAGGGCCGCGCTGCAGCGCTCTACAGGTTCGCTCGGGCCACCGGGCGAACTTTTTTTTTTGCCATGAAAAAACGCGACTTCCTCAGCCTGTTCGATTTCAACGCAAGCGAACTGACGGCGCTGATCCAGCGTGCCATCGAAGACAAAAAGGCCTTTAAGGCCGGTCGGGCCGAGCCCCTGCTGGCAGGCCGCACGCTGGCCATGATCTTCGAGAAAAGCTCAACCCGCACACGCGTGTCGTTTGAAGCCGGCATGGTTCAACTCGGCGGCCACGCGCTGTTTCTGAGCTCACGCGACACCCAGCTGGGCCGGGGCGAACCGATTGCCGACACCGCCCGGGTGCTTTCCGGCATGGTCGATCTGGTCATGATCCGCAACGATGACCATGCCCAGCAGGTGTGCTTTGCCGAAAATGCACAGATCCCGGTGATCAACGGCCTGAGTGATTACAACCACCCCTGCCAACTGCTTGCCGACGTCATGACCTTCGAGGAAG
Proteins encoded in this window:
- a CDS encoding superoxide dismutase; this encodes MAFTLPELPYARDALEPHMSKETLDFHYGKHHQTYVDKANGLVAGTPDENKSLEELIKSSSGGLFNNVAQIWNHTFFWNCLTPGGSTPNETVTSAIASAFGSMDAFKEQFTNSAINNFGSGWTWLVKNADGGLEIVNTSNAGNPMTDGKTPLMTVDVWEHAYYIDHRNARPKFLESFWALANWDFVAQNLG
- the grxD gene encoding Grx4 family monothiol glutaredoxin gives rise to the protein MDAMDRIRKAIQDNPVIIFMKGTPDFPQCGFSARASQALGQCGAPFAYVNIYEDQDIYKALPQYANWPTFPQLYINGELIGGCDITLDLHNSGELKAMVQEAAGAASDAAGN